One region of Chlorobiota bacterium genomic DNA includes:
- a CDS encoding DUF1800 family protein, translating into MNRRSFLRSGAPLPFAPALNTPSAGSLPGSVSAAAGGDPLAPFSPTAATPWDYASAAHLLRRCIIGVAEWEVRRAVSEGLSATLDRLMRRTPPPTSDISDFAGKEPNTAPPPEGPDYNVWLWKKLEYRDRLAMWWLHVIGTSPTSLQERMTLFWHTHIPSQMGKVEFAEFMFVQNMTLRNGALGSVKDLIRAMTKDVGMLIFLDGSANNRYRLNANYARELMELFTMGRVDRFGQPNYTETDVREAARALTGWTTLVNPNDSHFHSTSSIFIRDNWTPAKNCFWGNGDRGMPMMLLTSSSPSGPSRWLGSSARNSTPRLFAASPILG; encoded by the coding sequence ATGAACCGGCGTTCATTTCTTCGCTCTGGTGCTCCGCTCCCCTTCGCCCCGGCATTGAATACTCCATCGGCTGGATCACTTCCCGGCTCGGTTTCTGCCGCGGCTGGGGGGGATCCGCTTGCCCCGTTTTCTCCAACCGCAGCCACCCCGTGGGATTACGCCAGCGCGGCCCATCTTCTGCGCCGTTGCATCATTGGCGTGGCCGAGTGGGAGGTGCGCCGCGCCGTTAGCGAAGGGCTTTCCGCAACGTTGGACCGGCTGATGCGCCGCACCCCACCACCCACCAGCGACATCAGCGATTTTGCCGGCAAAGAGCCGAACACAGCACCGCCCCCCGAAGGTCCCGACTATAACGTCTGGCTATGGAAAAAACTGGAATACCGCGACCGCCTGGCCATGTGGTGGCTGCATGTGATTGGAACTTCGCCAACTTCCCTGCAAGAACGGATGACACTTTTTTGGCACACCCACATCCCCTCGCAAATGGGGAAAGTGGAGTTCGCCGAATTTATGTTCGTCCAAAACATGACGCTGCGGAACGGCGCGTTGGGAAGCGTGAAGGACCTGATCCGTGCGATGACGAAAGATGTTGGGATGCTGATCTTCCTGGACGGATCGGCCAACAACCGCTACCGCCTGAACGCCAACTACGCCCGCGAGCTGATGGAGCTGTTCACCATGGGAAGGGTGGACCGGTTCGGCCAGCCGAACTACACGGAAACCGATGTCCGCGAAGCAGCCCGCGCGCTAACCGGATGGACGACGCTTGTTAATCCCAACGACTCCCATTTCCACTCCACCTCCTCAATCTTCATTCGCGACAATTGGACCCCGGCGAAAAACTGTTTTTGGGGAAACGGGGACCGTGGAATGCCGATGATGTTATTGACATCATCTTCACCGAGCGGGCCGAGCAGGTGGCTTGGTTCATCTGCCAGAAATTCTACACCACGTTTGTTCGCTGCCAGCCCGATACTAGGGTGA
- a CDS encoding DUF1800 family protein — protein sequence MAWFICQKFYTTFVRCQPDTRVIEAMAALLQQHDWQAEPVLRALFSSQHFYLPENRGATYKTHVGFYLGLIRTMGLRYVPDFDATTRSPFNNLARRLLGIGELPFYPPDVQGWPQGRAWITSSTLAQREEFAVQIARNNARHSPPLSQLARLYTFDAVEFARTFPQPEDPHALCDDILQLFLAAPISTAEREALHQILLDGGKDYEWKLDDPAQRADERIRKLLEAVFKMPQFHLC from the coding sequence GTGGCTTGGTTCATCTGCCAGAAATTCTACACCACGTTTGTTCGCTGCCAGCCCGATACTAGGGTGATTGAAGCAATGGCCGCGCTGCTGCAACAGCACGATTGGCAGGCCGAGCCGGTGCTGCGTGCCTTGTTTTCCAGCCAGCATTTTTACTTGCCGGAAAACCGGGGGGCCACGTACAAAACGCACGTCGGATTCTACCTTGGTTTGATCCGCACGATGGGGCTTCGGTACGTCCCCGATTTCGATGCCACCACACGCTCGCCATTCAACAACTTGGCACGGCGGCTGCTGGGCATTGGCGAACTCCCGTTCTACCCTCCCGATGTTCAAGGCTGGCCGCAGGGCCGGGCGTGGATCACATCATCAACACTGGCGCAGCGTGAGGAGTTCGCGGTGCAGATTGCGCGGAACAACGCACGGCACTCTCCGCCGCTCTCGCAATTGGCACGGCTGTACACGTTCGATGCAGTGGAGTTCGCCAGAACGTTCCCGCAGCCGGAGGACCCCCACGCCCTGTGCGACGACATCCTTCAACTCTTTCTTGCCGCGCCGATCTCCACTGCCGAGCGGGAGGCGTTGCACCAGATATTGCTTGATGGAGGGAAAGACTACGAGTGGAAATTGGACGACCCCGCCCAGCGGGCCGACGAACGAATCCGCAAGCTGTTGGAGGCGGTTTTCAAGATGCCGCAGTTTCACTTGTGCTAA
- a CDS encoding DUF1501 domain-containing protein gives MRRRTLLKGLAATGIAAQLMPGVAVRAFAHALPRRGLMRTAGEPNNKAVVILRLYGGNDGLNTLVPVHNETYYRLRNRGTDRNVSILPEEALLLPDHPSLGLHPSLALLHELYAEGKMAAVQNVGYPNQDLSHFRSTDIWLTGTDAWTFETSGWYGRYLEEQFPDALNNLPTYPFAIEMGRFVTRALMGKNGPMGFALNDLRYLPAPASNSTDPTSYAAMETEYVRLVARQSHQFIGALMEANTAATEPTVEYPSQPALATELATIAKLIAAGVDTPVWLVTMEGYDTHHHQLPDHAARLAEIGRCIHTFQRDLESRGIADRVCLMTISEFGRRVESQGLGTDHGAAAPVLVVGNGVQPGIIGHDPDLVNLDPDDNLRFEFDFRQIYSSLMCQWLGAAPESLAPNVFPTLFAQVPIFKGASSTPIGAPAIIPQTVQLEGAWPNPARELAEVSVRGANGRSDLQIECWSAHGQLLARRAVPPTGIVRLDVRNWPTGNYMIRLHGDGVEQNQKLGVVR, from the coding sequence ATGCGCCGCCGCACACTTCTGAAAGGGCTTGCTGCTACTGGCATCGCAGCGCAATTGATGCCGGGCGTTGCTGTTCGGGCGTTTGCCCACGCGTTGCCACGCCGTGGACTGATGCGAACCGCCGGCGAACCAAACAACAAAGCGGTGGTGATACTGCGGCTGTACGGCGGCAACGACGGGCTGAACACACTGGTCCCGGTCCACAACGAAACCTACTACCGCCTGCGCAATCGCGGGACGGATCGGAACGTTTCAATCCTGCCGGAGGAAGCGTTGCTGCTGCCGGACCACCCCAGCTTGGGCTTGCATCCATCGCTGGCGTTGCTCCATGAGTTGTACGCCGAAGGGAAGATGGCGGCGGTCCAGAACGTTGGATATCCAAACCAAGACCTTTCCCATTTCCGCTCCACCGACATCTGGCTGACGGGAACGGACGCTTGGACCTTCGAGACCAGCGGATGGTACGGGCGGTATCTGGAAGAGCAGTTCCCTGACGCCTTGAACAACCTGCCAACCTACCCCTTCGCAATTGAAATGGGCCGGTTTGTGACGCGAGCATTGATGGGGAAAAACGGTCCGATGGGGTTTGCGCTGAACGACCTTCGCTACCTTCCCGCGCCAGCCAGCAACAGCACCGACCCCACCAGCTACGCGGCAATGGAGACTGAGTACGTCCGGCTGGTTGCGCGGCAGTCGCACCAGTTTATCGGGGCGTTGATGGAGGCCAACACCGCCGCAACGGAGCCAACGGTGGAGTATCCGTCCCAGCCAGCACTGGCAACCGAGCTTGCGACCATTGCAAAGCTGATTGCCGCCGGGGTGGACACCCCCGTCTGGCTGGTGACGATGGAGGGCTACGACACCCACCACCACCAACTTCCCGACCACGCCGCACGGCTTGCAGAAATTGGGCGGTGCATCCACACGTTCCAGCGCGATTTGGAGTCGCGCGGGATTGCCGACCGCGTCTGCCTGATGACGATCAGCGAGTTCGGGCGCAGGGTGGAGTCGCAAGGGCTGGGGACGGACCACGGCGCGGCGGCCCCGGTGCTGGTGGTTGGGAACGGCGTGCAGCCAGGCATCATCGGCCACGATCCCGACCTGGTGAACCTGGACCCCGACGACAATCTCCGTTTTGAGTTCGACTTCCGCCAGATCTATTCCTCGCTGATGTGCCAGTGGCTGGGGGCCGCGCCGGAATCGCTTGCGCCGAACGTCTTCCCCACCCTGTTTGCGCAGGTGCCAATCTTCAAAGGGGCATCGAGCACGCCGATTGGTGCGCCGGCAATCATTCCCCAAACGGTCCAGTTAGAAGGGGCGTGGCCAAACCCGGCGCGGGAGTTGGCCGAGGTTTCGGTCCGCGGGGCGAATGGGCGAAGCGACCTTCAGATTGAATGTTGGTCGGCACACGGGCAATTGCTGGCGCGGCGTGCCGTCCCGCCAACAGGAATCGTGCGGCTTGACGTTCGCAACTGGCCAACCGGCAACTACATGATCCGGCTGCATGGCGACGGAGTGGAGCAGAATCAGAAGCTGGGCGTGGTTCGGTAA
- a CDS encoding adenosylcobalamin-dependent ribonucleoside-diphosphate reductase, with protein MKIIRRFTQAGQNVYDLFEYTLRSSVLRNPDGSVVFEMHDIEVPKGWSQVATDIMAQKYFRKAGVPQLDAEGNPQTDESGNPVAGGERSAKQVVHRLAGCWTQWGKDHGYFDTEEDAQAFYDENAYILLAQMAAPNSPQWFNTGLNYAYGITGPSQGHYYVDPVTGKLTKSKDAYTHPQPHACARGNTRLFTSAGVLTIREIVENHRTDITVFDGNRLVPIYAVKNNGVRPVWRATLRNGNFIEFTDDHQIWSADRPTKEGGAFDWKPLREILGWQVQQAAMPIAEQKEEENEVLAVVAGEQSLNSTAIELRHILRNAEIEFSDDAFSNNNDDFVQEYELDTTSYTAKIPEKIFQGTLEEKRLFLRSLFQASGSVQIHEGKNSGDVVLSTISEELAHGVQILLLSVGIYSNASVGFDAQEGRKPVYQISISYFSERMKYEQLIGFISSDKQQKLRTLNATIFGEQKNSLSEELVTSIEYLGEEEVFDIQTESARFAANGVVVHNCFIQSVSDDLVNEGGIFDLITREARIFKYGSGTGSNFSAIRAEGEPLSGGGVSSGLMSFLKVADRAAGAVKSGGTTRRAAKMVILNADHPDIETFIDWKMQEEQKVADLVAGSKVNSLFLNEIMQVAARDGSDFTEPGTELHDLVQRALNRGIPMSQIMRALALVGQGHTNADVRTYNTHYEGEAYITVSGQNSNNSVRVTNSFMDAVEQDGTWDLVRRTDGKTVRSIGARQLWQKINYAAWSCADPGLQFHTTVNEWHTSPKDGEINGSNPCSEYMFLDDTACNLASINLAKFYDAEARVFDVEGYKHACRILTIVLEVSVLMAQFPSKTIAQKSYDFRTLGLGYANIGTVLMTAGIPYDSEEGRAWAGALSAIMTGEAYAASAEMAGQLGPFPNYKRNEKDMLRVIRNHRRAAYNAPEYEYEGLTIKPMGINHSLCPTNLSDAAKETWDRALALGEQHGYRNAQVSVIAPTGCLVGGSLVTTSRGIVPLETLGDTNGQQWQDISFTVLTDEGEKEATKFYINGIAPTRTIRTSSGYEITGTLQHRVKVVDTATGAWKWKRFSEITSGDILPLSMNTTVGKPQPVRLPLLSDLHWNCSHTMTVPETMTPELAELVGYFMGDGSLHSKGLRFCVTKEDTDVAHRLIELVSTLFNLECYVDPRQGYLEVGVNSVQLTHWWQASGFNKLQPTANHSGKGWTPRIPNAVLYTNDPVCYGAFLRGLFEADGTVTNGVPHWSSVRKSFSTQVKSLLLALGIPTTTKLDQSQWGSSTLYVVRLLNQSYNSVFQEQIGFIGARKRNAVRVVETVQSARHDYIYAEQGVIDLALAQPSERNAVMLAVKRHGAITRTSLERVYKQTGNTEVAKALDYYYDVVEANEDGGEQLTYDISVPENVTYVANGFISHNTIALIMDCDTTGIEPDFAMVKFKKLAGGGYFKIVNSSVPAALRALGYSEAEIVEIERYIKGHGTLSGCPHINKQSLKEHGFSDEKIQAIENQLDSVFDVKFAFNKWTLGEEFLRGIGFAQAELDDPSLNILARLGFTSQQIEDANKFICGTMTIEGAPGLNAEHLPVFDCANKCGKYGQRYIQHMGHVKMMAAAQPFISGAISKTINMPNHATIDEVAHVYMESWKLMLKAIALYRDGSKLSQPLNSTADTDLVEEVTLRDLQVEPSQMIGEENTWDENVGAAQVHERIVEKVYHRADRRRLPKRRHGFVREATVGGHKVFIRTGEYEDGTLGEIFIDMYKEGASFKGLLNCFAVLASKALQYGMPLEKMVDTFTFTRFEPSGPVFGHEAIKSSTSIIDYVFRALGYEYLGREDFIHVKAIDETASTEAKAGTNGTKANGNGNGNGHGNGPKLSPGQSLYARQVRAIDTPTVAPPVKPMGESQKKVQTAKAQGYTGEQCGNCGSMRVRQNGTCHVCEDCGTTSGCS; from the coding sequence ATGAAAATCATTCGCCGCTTCACGCAGGCAGGCCAGAACGTGTACGACCTGTTCGAGTACACCCTCCGCTCCTCCGTTCTCCGCAACCCCGATGGCTCGGTCGTCTTTGAAATGCACGACATCGAGGTCCCGAAGGGGTGGTCCCAAGTTGCCACCGACATCATGGCGCAGAAGTATTTCCGCAAGGCCGGCGTGCCGCAGCTTGATGCCGAGGGGAACCCACAAACCGACGAATCGGGGAACCCGGTGGCAGGGGGAGAACGAAGCGCGAAGCAAGTGGTGCACCGGCTTGCCGGATGCTGGACCCAGTGGGGGAAGGACCACGGTTACTTCGACACCGAGGAGGATGCCCAAGCCTTTTATGATGAGAACGCCTACATCCTGCTGGCGCAAATGGCCGCGCCGAACTCGCCGCAATGGTTCAACACCGGGCTGAATTATGCCTACGGAATCACCGGGCCATCGCAGGGGCATTATTACGTTGATCCGGTGACAGGGAAATTGACAAAATCGAAGGATGCGTACACCCACCCCCAGCCCCACGCGTGCGCACGGGGGAACACGCGTTTATTTACCAGCGCTGGGGTTTTAACAATCCGCGAGATCGTAGAAAATCACCGCACCGATATTACGGTGTTCGATGGCAATCGGCTTGTCCCGATTTATGCCGTGAAAAATAATGGAGTTCGGCCCGTTTGGCGCGCCACGCTTCGCAATGGCAATTTTATTGAGTTCACCGACGACCATCAGATCTGGAGCGCAGACCGTCCCACAAAAGAAGGCGGGGCGTTCGATTGGAAACCGTTGCGGGAAATATTGGGGTGGCAAGTTCAACAAGCTGCCATGCCCATTGCCGAACAGAAAGAAGAAGAAAATGAGGTATTGGCAGTAGTTGCCGGGGAACAATCGCTGAACTCCACAGCCATTGAATTGCGGCATATTCTTCGGAATGCAGAAATTGAATTTTCCGATGATGCATTCTCCAACAACAATGATGATTTCGTCCAAGAATACGAGCTTGACACCACGTCGTACACGGCAAAAATCCCAGAAAAAATCTTCCAGGGCACACTGGAAGAAAAGCGGTTATTCCTCCGTTCGCTATTCCAAGCCAGTGGATCCGTTCAGATTCACGAAGGCAAAAATTCAGGCGATGTAGTTCTATCTACCATTTCTGAAGAATTAGCACACGGGGTTCAAATATTGCTCCTCAGTGTCGGCATTTATTCCAACGCCTCCGTTGGTTTCGATGCTCAGGAGGGCCGCAAGCCTGTGTATCAGATCAGCATCTCGTACTTCTCCGAACGAATGAAGTATGAGCAGCTGATTGGATTTATTTCCAGCGATAAACAACAAAAGCTCCGCACACTCAACGCCACAATTTTTGGCGAACAAAAAAATTCATTATCGGAAGAATTAGTCACCTCCATTGAATATCTGGGCGAGGAGGAAGTTTTTGATATTCAAACAGAAAGCGCACGTTTTGCTGCGAATGGCGTTGTGGTGCATAATTGCTTCATCCAATCGGTCAGCGACGACCTTGTGAACGAAGGAGGAATTTTCGATTTAATCACACGCGAGGCGCGGATTTTTAAATACGGTTCTGGTACCGGATCTAATTTCTCCGCTATCCGTGCCGAAGGGGAGCCGCTTTCTGGCGGTGGGGTTTCCAGCGGGTTGATGTCATTCCTGAAAGTTGCGGACCGCGCTGCTGGCGCGGTGAAGTCCGGTGGGACCACGCGCCGCGCCGCCAAAATGGTGATCCTAAATGCCGATCACCCAGACATCGAGACGTTCATTGATTGGAAGATGCAGGAGGAGCAGAAAGTGGCCGATTTGGTTGCTGGCTCCAAAGTGAACAGCCTGTTCCTGAATGAGATCATGCAGGTTGCCGCCCGCGACGGCAGCGATTTCACCGAACCCGGAACCGAGCTTCACGACCTTGTTCAGCGCGCGCTGAACCGTGGTATCCCGATGAGCCAGATTATGCGCGCATTGGCACTGGTTGGCCAGGGCCACACCAATGCCGATGTCCGGACCTACAACACCCACTACGAAGGGGAAGCCTACATCACCGTCAGCGGGCAGAACTCCAACAACTCCGTCCGTGTCACCAACAGCTTTATGGACGCTGTGGAGCAGGACGGCACTTGGGATCTGGTCCGCCGCACCGATGGCAAAACGGTGAGGTCAATCGGCGCACGCCAGCTGTGGCAGAAGATCAACTACGCGGCATGGAGCTGCGCCGACCCTGGGTTGCAGTTCCACACCACCGTCAACGAGTGGCACACCAGCCCGAAGGATGGGGAGATCAACGGGAGCAATCCTTGCAGCGAGTACATGTTTTTGGATGACACGGCGTGCAATTTGGCAAGCATCAACCTTGCCAAATTCTACGATGCCGAGGCGCGGGTCTTCGATGTTGAGGGCTACAAGCACGCGTGCCGCATCCTGACGATTGTGCTGGAAGTCTCGGTGCTGATGGCGCAGTTTCCTTCCAAAACCATCGCCCAAAAAAGCTACGATTTCCGGACGCTTGGGCTTGGCTACGCGAACATCGGCACGGTGCTGATGACCGCCGGAATCCCCTACGACAGCGAAGAAGGGCGCGCATGGGCCGGCGCACTTTCCGCAATTATGACCGGCGAAGCCTACGCCGCAAGTGCCGAAATGGCAGGGCAGCTTGGGCCATTCCCCAACTACAAGCGGAACGAAAAAGATATGCTGCGGGTGATCCGCAACCACCGCCGCGCGGCCTACAACGCGCCGGAATATGAGTACGAAGGCTTGACCATCAAGCCGATGGGGATCAACCACTCCTTGTGCCCAACCAACCTTTCCGACGCAGCAAAGGAGACGTGGGACCGTGCGCTGGCGTTAGGGGAACAGCATGGCTATCGCAACGCGCAAGTCAGTGTGATTGCGCCGACCGGGTGCTTAGTTGGCGGGTCGCTTGTCACTACCAGTCGCGGCATTGTTCCGTTGGAAACGTTGGGCGACACCAATGGCCAGCAATGGCAAGATATCAGCTTCACCGTGCTGACCGACGAAGGGGAGAAGGAAGCCACGAAGTTCTACATCAACGGCATTGCCCCAACCCGCACAATCCGAACCTCCAGCGGATACGAGATCACGGGAACATTGCAGCACCGCGTGAAAGTGGTGGACACGGCCACCGGTGCATGGAAATGGAAACGATTTTCCGAGATCACCTCGGGCGATATCCTCCCCCTTTCGATGAACACGACCGTGGGGAAACCGCAACCGGTCCGGCTGCCACTGCTGAGCGATCTCCATTGGAATTGCAGCCACACCATGACGGTTCCCGAAACGATGACACCAGAACTTGCGGAGTTAGTGGGGTACTTCATGGGGGACGGCTCGCTCCACAGCAAAGGCTTGCGGTTCTGCGTTACGAAGGAGGACACCGACGTTGCTCATCGTCTTATTGAACTGGTTTCCACACTCTTCAACCTTGAGTGCTATGTGGACCCACGGCAAGGCTACCTTGAGGTTGGGGTGAACTCGGTGCAGCTTACCCATTGGTGGCAGGCCAGCGGTTTCAACAAACTTCAACCAACGGCTAACCACTCGGGTAAAGGATGGACACCACGGATCCCCAACGCCGTGCTTTATACCAACGACCCTGTCTGTTATGGGGCATTCCTGCGTGGGTTGTTCGAGGCCGATGGAACGGTAACGAACGGCGTTCCCCACTGGAGCAGTGTTCGCAAATCGTTCTCAACGCAGGTGAAATCGTTGCTGCTTGCATTGGGCATTCCAACAACAACAAAACTAGACCAATCACAATGGGGGAGTTCCACACTCTACGTGGTTCGATTGCTCAATCAATCCTACAACTCTGTTTTCCAAGAACAGATCGGCTTCATCGGGGCGCGCAAACGGAATGCTGTGCGCGTGGTGGAGACTGTGCAGTCGGCACGGCATGATTATATCTATGCCGAGCAAGGGGTGATTGATCTGGCATTGGCGCAACCATCAGAGCGGAACGCGGTGATGCTGGCGGTGAAACGCCACGGAGCCATTACCCGCACCAGCTTAGAACGGGTGTACAAGCAAACTGGTAACACCGAAGTAGCAAAGGCACTGGACTACTACTACGACGTGGTCGAAGCAAATGAAGATGGTGGCGAGCAACTCACCTACGACATCTCTGTTCCTGAGAACGTCACTTACGTTGCCAATGGATTCATCAGCCATAACACCATTGCCTTAATCATGGATTGCGACACCACCGGCATCGAGCCGGACTTCGCAATGGTGAAGTTCAAGAAGCTGGCCGGTGGGGGATACTTCAAGATCGTCAACAGCTCGGTCCCGGCGGCGTTGCGGGCGTTGGGGTATTCCGAGGCGGAGATTGTGGAGATTGAACGCTACATCAAAGGCCACGGCACGCTAAGTGGATGCCCGCACATCAACAAGCAAAGCCTGAAAGAACACGGGTTCAGCGATGAAAAAATCCAGGCAATCGAGAACCAATTGGACAGCGTTTTCGACGTGAAGTTCGCGTTCAACAAATGGACCCTTGGCGAGGAGTTCCTTCGTGGAATTGGCTTTGCCCAAGCCGAGCTTGACGACCCATCGCTGAACATCCTTGCGCGGCTTGGATTCACCAGCCAGCAGATTGAGGATGCCAACAAGTTCATCTGCGGGACCATGACCATTGAAGGCGCGCCGGGGCTGAACGCCGAGCATCTTCCGGTGTTCGACTGCGCCAACAAGTGCGGCAAGTATGGCCAGCGGTACATCCAACACATGGGCCACGTGAAGATGATGGCCGCTGCGCAGCCATTTATCAGCGGCGCAATCAGCAAAACCATCAATATGCCGAACCACGCCACCATTGATGAAGTGGCCCACGTGTATATGGAGTCGTGGAAGCTGATGCTGAAGGCGATCGCGCTCTACCGCGACGGCAGCAAGCTCTCGCAACCGCTGAACTCCACCGCCGACACCGACCTTGTTGAGGAGGTCACCCTGCGCGATCTGCAAGTTGAGCCATCGCAGATGATTGGCGAGGAGAACACGTGGGACGAGAACGTTGGCGCGGCGCAGGTCCACGAGCGGATTGTGGAGAAGGTCTATCACCGTGCCGACCGCCGGCGGCTTCCGAAACGTCGCCACGGATTTGTGCGCGAAGCAACCGTTGGCGGCCACAAAGTCTTTATCCGAACCGGGGAGTACGAGGACGGCACGCTTGGCGAAATCTTCATTGATATGTACAAAGAAGGTGCCAGCTTCAAGGGGTTGCTGAATTGCTTCGCGGTGCTGGCCAGCAAGGCGTTGCAGTACGGAATGCCGCTGGAGAAGATGGTGGATACGTTCACCTTCACCCGGTTCGAGCCGTCGGGCCCGGTGTTTGGGCACGAGGCAATCAAATCTTCCACCTCCATCATTGACTACGTCTTCCGGGCGTTGGGATATGAGTATCTGGGCCGCGAAGATTTCATCCACGTGAAGGCGATTGATGAGACCGCAAGCACCGAAGCAAAAGCCGGAACCAACGGAACAAAAGCGAACGGCAATGGAAATGGGAACGGGCATGGGAACGGCCCCAAGCTCTCGCCCGGGCAATCGCTCTATGCCCGCCAAGTTCGGGCGATTGATACGCCAACCGTCGCGCCGCCAGTAAAGCCAATGGGGGAAAGCCAGAAGAAAGTGCAGACCGCAAAAGCACAAGGCTACACCGGCGAACAATGCGGCAACTGCGGCTCGATGCGGGTCCGCCAAAACGGGACCTGCCACGTCTGTGAGGATTGCGGGACAACCAGCGGCTGCTCGTAA
- a CDS encoding M3 family oligoendopeptidase, which translates to MNYRFYPNRPDSVTADFARAEYQTLLAQLAPAESAELPDQWTQLFHQWNALAGYVGGESSRINFRFAGNMADTALKERERYFREEVAPVVTEGRHQFMQAFLESRHADAVAEQLGGHMIPVLRNTMEPLDPINTTLRLKEGQVANQYSMLMAVAEVEFNGKAMSLKELGSFMDSPDPELRKQAWLAIRGWVGNNRQTLRQIFAELVELRHQMGLNLGHPNFVPLGYSGMGRTDYGPAEAATFRESIRTHAVPLRRRLAAKHAARMGAERMRPWDAPYDPELTIPPGSVPVETQLESAERMFDRISTHLADHLRRMRAEGLIDLEHRHGKRAGAFCTWFSDEGRPAIFCNSTGNADDVRTLIHEMGHAIQHWESGSIQNVLLHSPTADACEIHSLGLEFLTLPFIDEFFTPENARRFRLGRWRKVVGAMCYRAQVDEFQHWVYENPTATPAEREDAWARIGTLYDSDLDYSGLEEHLGTSWYQLPHIFRSPFYYIDYAIAETAAMQLAIMAEQDHDRAMQTYLQLCRVGGTMGLLDIVSSAGLRSPFDPELMKELMEYAAAQVGM; encoded by the coding sequence ATGAACTACCGCTTCTATCCAAACCGCCCCGATTCTGTCACTGCCGATTTTGCCCGGGCAGAGTATCAAACACTGCTTGCGCAGCTTGCACCGGCGGAATCGGCCGAGCTTCCCGACCAATGGACCCAGCTGTTTCACCAGTGGAATGCGTTGGCTGGCTATGTGGGCGGGGAGTCAAGCCGCATCAACTTCCGGTTTGCCGGGAATATGGCCGACACGGCGTTGAAAGAACGCGAGCGATACTTCCGCGAAGAAGTTGCGCCGGTAGTTACCGAGGGTCGCCACCAGTTTATGCAGGCCTTTCTGGAAAGCCGGCACGCCGATGCCGTTGCCGAACAGCTTGGCGGCCACATGATCCCTGTGCTGCGAAACACCATGGAGCCGCTGGACCCCATCAACACCACGCTGCGGCTGAAGGAAGGCCAGGTCGCCAACCAGTACAGCATGCTGATGGCCGTTGCCGAAGTGGAGTTCAACGGCAAGGCCATGTCGCTGAAGGAGCTTGGCTCGTTTATGGATTCCCCCGACCCCGAGCTTCGCAAACAGGCGTGGCTGGCAATTCGTGGTTGGGTGGGAAACAACCGCCAAACGCTCCGCCAGATTTTTGCCGAGCTTGTTGAACTCCGCCACCAGATGGGGCTGAATTTGGGGCATCCGAACTTTGTCCCGCTTGGTTATTCCGGCATGGGCCGCACCGATTACGGCCCAGCCGAAGCGGCAACGTTTCGCGAAAGTATCCGCACGCATGCCGTGCCGCTTCGCCGCCGGCTTGCTGCCAAACACGCCGCACGAATGGGCGCGGAACGGATGCGCCCGTGGGATGCACCGTACGATCCCGAGCTAACCATTCCCCCGGGATCCGTGCCCGTGGAAACCCAGCTTGAGAGTGCCGAACGGATGTTCGACCGCATCTCCACCCACCTTGCCGACCACCTTCGCCGGATGCGGGCCGAGGGGTTGATTGACCTTGAGCACCGCCACGGCAAGCGCGCCGGCGCGTTCTGCACGTGGTTCAGCGACGAGGGCCGCCCCGCAATTTTCTGCAACTCCACCGGCAACGCCGATGATGTTCGGACCCTTATCCATGAGATGGGCCACGCAATCCAGCATTGGGAAAGCGGATCCATCCAGAACGTGCTGCTCCACTCCCCCACGGCCGATGCGTGCGAGATTCATTCGCTTGGGCTGGAGTTCCTAACCTTGCCGTTTATTGATGAGTTCTTCACCCCGGAAAATGCCCGCCGGTTCCGGCTTGGGCGTTGGCGGAAAGTTGTTGGGGCGATGTGCTACCGGGCGCAGGTAGATGAGTTCCAACATTGGGTGTATGAGAATCCAACGGCGACCCCAGCCGAACGTGAAGATGCCTGGGCACGCATCGGCACGCTGTACGATTCCGACCTTGATTACTCTGGCCTTGAGGAGCATCTGGGAACCTCGTGGTATCAGCTTCCCCACATCTTCCGCTCCCCGTTCTACTACATTGACTACGCCATTGCCGAGACCGCCGCGATGCAGCTTGCGATCATGGCCGAGCAGGACCACGACCGCGCCATGCAGACCTATCTGCAGCTGTGCCGCGTTGGCGGAACAATGGGGCTGCTGGATATCGTCAGCAGTGCGGGATTGCGCTCGCCGTTCGATCCTGAGTTGATGAAGGAGCTGATGGAGTATGCCGCCGCGCAGGTTGGGATGTGA